A single Leptospira biflexa serovar Patoc strain 'Patoc 1 (Paris)' DNA region contains:
- a CDS encoding ParA family protein encodes MITIAVANQKGGEGKTTTSLNLAMGLARRNLKTLLIDMDPQANSTGIFLNPETVEKDLAHLFQNSANIKDIITPAYNEHLWVAPSSMRLAEMETVSVNSVEAPYILRDSLAGLKDFDFVIIDCPPSLSIFTVNSLVAANFVLIPLQAEKFSMDGIMGLQQTISSIKKRINPDLEILGALITQLKPQTLLTKTILPVLTKYFRIFEHTISDGVAIGESHLAKKSVFDYNRSSRQSQEYEGFIEEVLNELKK; translated from the coding sequence ATGATCACCATTGCAGTTGCAAATCAAAAAGGCGGAGAGGGAAAAACAACTACTTCTTTAAATCTTGCCATGGGATTGGCTCGCCGAAACCTCAAAACATTACTCATCGATATGGACCCTCAGGCGAACTCAACCGGGATTTTTCTAAATCCTGAAACAGTTGAGAAAGACCTTGCCCACCTTTTCCAAAACTCTGCAAATATAAAAGACATCATCACTCCTGCATATAACGAGCATTTGTGGGTGGCTCCATCTAGCATGCGTTTGGCGGAAATGGAAACAGTTTCGGTCAATTCTGTCGAAGCACCTTATATCTTGCGAGACTCACTTGCGGGACTTAAGGATTTTGACTTTGTCATCATAGACTGCCCCCCTTCCCTTTCGATTTTCACAGTGAATAGTTTGGTTGCTGCCAACTTTGTTTTGATCCCCCTCCAAGCGGAAAAATTTTCGATGGATGGGATCATGGGCCTCCAACAGACAATCTCCTCGATCAAAAAAAGAATCAATCCTGATCTCGAGATTTTAGGTGCTCTCATCACCCAACTCAAACCACAGACCCTATTGACGAAAACAATCCTCCCTGTACTCACAAAATATTTCAGAATCTTTGAACATACGATTTCTGATGGAGTGGCAATTGGCGAAAGTCATTTGGCAAAAAAATCAGTTTTCGATTACAACCGCTCTTCCAGGCAATCACAAGAATATGAAGGATTTATTGAGGAGGTTTTGAATGAGCTTAAAAAGTAA
- a CDS encoding ParB/RepB/Spo0J family partition protein has product MSLKSKRLGTLADIYQAENLDGTIRTIRMDRIQPSEHQPRQERKKGIEELAQTLKADGLLQPIIVSKGEKEGNYKIIAGERRYHAAKSLGWPEIECKILNRPDKEIYKLAVIENLQRENLSPYEEVDALLFLKNAHNYTDQELGDLFGKSRSYMTEVLSITSMSKTDLEKCKKNEIHNKNLLVQAAQAAKKGSLDEFLTLYHKGALKTVKDAKDFNKQTKSGVVPNSKPSPLSGYKIRRTNHGIQIQSEDEILLGDIYKFIRKELSKKYGDSA; this is encoded by the coding sequence ATGAGCTTAAAAAGTAAACGCCTCGGAACTCTCGCCGATATTTACCAAGCCGAAAATTTGGATGGCACCATTCGCACCATCCGGATGGACCGGATCCAACCTTCCGAACACCAACCTCGCCAAGAGCGAAAAAAGGGAATTGAGGAATTGGCTCAGACTCTTAAGGCCGATGGACTTTTACAGCCCATCATCGTCTCGAAAGGGGAAAAAGAAGGGAACTATAAAATCATCGCAGGGGAAAGGCGTTACCATGCTGCGAAATCCCTTGGCTGGCCTGAAATCGAATGTAAAATTCTAAACCGACCAGACAAAGAAATTTATAAACTTGCTGTCATAGAAAACTTACAGAGGGAGAATCTTTCCCCTTATGAAGAAGTGGATGCTCTTCTATTTTTAAAAAATGCCCACAATTACACTGACCAGGAACTGGGAGACCTTTTCGGAAAAAGCCGAAGTTACATGACAGAGGTCCTATCCATCACTTCGATGTCGAAGACAGATTTGGAAAAATGCAAAAAAAATGAAATCCACAATAAGAACCTCCTCGTACAAGCAGCCCAAGCGGCAAAAAAAGGAAGTTTGGATGAGTTTTTGACCCTCTATCACAAAGGGGCATTAAAGACAGTAAAAGACGCGAAAGATTTTAACAAACAAACAAAATCTGGTGTTGTACCGAACTCAAAACCTTCCCCACTTTCAGGATACAAAATCCGCAGAACGAATCACGGAATCCAAATCCAATCTGAAGACGAAATTTTACTGGGAGACATTTACAAATTCATCCGCAAAGAACTGTCGAAAAAATATGGAGATTCGGCATAA